The following nucleotide sequence is from Methanomassiliicoccales archaeon.
CCAGAAGACGCCGTGCTTCTCCAGCATTCTGCCCAACTTCAGACCATCTATCCGGTCGTACCCGCAATTCATGTCCACCATTAGACCCGCATCTCCAATTGCATCCTTCATTGCCACGACTCGTTCCTCATCCGCTTCTAGACCGTTTCCAAGGTGGGTCTTCACCATCTGGAACCCCTGCTTCAAGTGTTTCTTCGCGGACCTGGCCATTTTCTCGGGTGTGTCCCAGAAAAGATCGCTAGCATATGCCTTGATCTTTCCTTCGCCCTTGGCGTCCCCGCCCATTAGCTTGTACACTGGAGCATCATAGAACTTGCCCGCGAGGTCCCAAAGTGCCATGTCGACGCCGCTGGCTGCGGATACCCCCTGACCCTTCTGATCCCAGTACACGGGTTCCATCAACATCTTGCGCCATATTCTCTCGATGTTCAGGGGATCTTCTCCCTTGATCATAGGTGCGTACTTCCTTTCCACGATCGTCTTGATGTTGAAGTACTCAGGGCCGTAACCCTCTCCAATCCCCTGGATGCCTTCATCTGTGTCAATGACCACAAAGGCCGCTCCCCTGAAGCCTATTTTACGCCCTCTTGAGAGTCCGACAGGTTCCTTCAGCTTGACCCCCATTGTGACAACGCTCACGTCAGTGATCTTCATGCCACTCCTCCTTTTTCGTAAAAAGGGTCTAGAATGTTAAAATAACTTGCTAAGGACCTATGGTTATTCAGATAAAACCCCTTGAAATCGAATCTTGATCGCAAAGGAATTAGAAATTATATTCTTGACCATGAATAAATTCATTCTTTCAACCAGATTCGCTCAAATAAAGATGGAAATGTCTCTTCTCTAACACACTTCATCGAATCAAGACAGGGTGGGTATCTCATATTGAATATCAGTGGCTACATTTTTTAAGCGGAAATCGCGTTGCTATCTATCATGACCACCGAGCTAGGACCGGTGCAAGGAGAGGCAACTTCCTCTGATGTCAAAGCCATTTCCACTCGGAGAACGGGTAAATTCTATGTCTTCGAGGGGATAGATGGTTCTGGCAAGACGACGGTCTCACGAAGGCTCTTCGAGAAGATATCTCAGGAAAGCCACAGAGAGGTCTTGCTCACTTCTGAACCCACTGATTGCTGGCTTGGTGATGCCGTGCGGCGGAGTTATGACGAGGATATTAGCCCCTTCACAGAAGCCTTGCTGTTCATAGCGGACAGAGCCAATCACACCGAACGCATTAAGGATTGGCTGTCAAAGGGAATAATCGTGTTATGTGATAGGTACAACGCCTCCACACTCGCCTATCAGGGCGCCATACTTCAGAAAAGAATGGGGGATTCGGCCATAGAATGGCTCAAGTCAGTGAGCAGTCGCGTGACGATTGAACCGGACATTACATTCCTTTTCAGCGTGTCACCGGAAACCGCCCTCCTCCGCCTGGATGAGCGGAATGAGATTTCCAAGTTCGAGAAACTAGGTTACCTCATGGAGGTCGACGCCATATATCGAAAGGTCGCCGATGACGATCCGACATTCTTCGTGGTGGATGCTTCAGCCCCTCTTGAGGATGTCGTTGAGGAGGTACTCAGGGCCATCAAGGCCGATCTCTGATTCGACCATTGATGTCCCGAAACGATTATATTCCTATGACTGGATGATTGGCCACATGCATCCGGTGGAGAGCATCAGGGGCCAGATTAGCCATCGTCTGTCCAACAAACGAATTCTGCTCGGGATAACTGGTAGCATCGCAGCTGTCCAATGTTTTGAGCTTGCCAGGGATCTTATCAGACATGGGGCAGATGTCGAGGTAGTCATGAGTGAGGAGGCCGCGAAGATAGTTACTCACTACGCTATGGAGTTCGCCACGGGAAATCCTCCGATCACTCGAATAGGTGGTGGAGTCGAGCACGTAGACCTCTGTGGTGAAAGCGAGGACCGGATAGATCTTCTGCTCATTGCGCCGTGTACGGCGAACACGATCTCCAAGATGGCCCTGGGCATAGATGATACCGCAGTGACCACCTTTGCCACCACTGCCATTGGGACCGGTATACCAGTACTGGTTGCCCCGGCAATGCATGGGTCCATGTACCGACATCCCATCGTCCAGAAGAACGTGCAGACTCTCGAAGACATCGGGGTAGAAGTGATAGGTCCCCACTTTCTGATGGGAAAAGCCAGAATCGCTTCCAACGGTGAATTGGTGGCGAGGGTTCTCCGCGCCCTGGGGTCTGGCGATCTCTCAGGCAAGAGATTGCTGGTAATAGGCGGCTCCTCCGAGGAGCCCATCGATGGTATGAGGGTCATAACCAACAAAGGCACGGGAGAGACCGCGGTCGAACTGGCCTCAGCCGCATTCGAGCGCGGTGCAGATGTTGAGCTCTGGATGGGAAGGCATCAGACCGAACTTCCAGATTACTTGAAGATAAGGCGCTACTTACGACTCAGGGAACTTGAGGGGATGGCAGAGGACATTGACCACGACCTTGTCATGGTTCCAGCTGCCCTTTCGGACTACGCTCCCGAGGAGGTAGAAGGTAAGATTCCAACAAGCGAGGAGGAACTTGTCCTTAGGCTAATGCCAATGCCCAAGTTACTCTCCAGATTGAGCCGAGAGGGTCATAGGCTGGTTGGATTCAAGGCTGAGCGGGGGATCACGCAAGACCAGCTTCGGGAACGAGCCCGATCCCGGCTGGAAGAGTACGGTCTAGACCTGATCGTGGCCAATGATCTCACCATGGTGAGCAGGGGTAAGACCAAGGTGATGATGATCTCCAGGAGCGGTGATGAAACTAGGGCAAGTGGCACCAAGAGAGAGGTGGCCGATTCCATCCTCAACGAGGTTTTGAAGGTCTTAGCATGAAGGCCAAAGCATTCTGTCCGGGGCACATAACCGGTTTCTTCCAGATATGCGAACATGATGATGTCGATAAGACAGGTTCCAGAGGGGCGGGCATATGCCTCAGCCGGGGAGCCACTTCCACCATCAAAGCAAGCAAAGGAAAGGGGAAACTTGAGGTCAGAATTAACGGGAAGAGGGATTCGGCTCCAGTGACAAGACAGGCTTTGGCCATGCTGGTGGACGTGCCTGAGTACGACATAACGGTGGAAACTCAATTGGAATTGCCGATGAAGCAGGGTTTTGGTATGAGCGCGGCGGGAACCTTATCGGCGGCTCTTGCACTCTGTGAGATTATGGGTTACGATTTTGAGGACGCCCTCAAGGCTGCCCATCACGCCGAGGTTCTTCACCGGACTGGGTTGGGAGACGTCGCAGCCCTTTCGAAAGGGGGAATCACCTTCAGGAAAAGGGAGGGACTACCACCATTTGGCAGAATAGACCGTATCAATAAGGACATCGAGCTGGCCATCGCCGTAGTAGGGCCGGAGATATCGACCTCGAACATACTTGGTGATCCCGATATGCGTGAGCGGATCAATCTTGTCGGCGAGGAGTGCGTTTCCAATCTGGAAAAGAGCCCCAGCCTTGCGAACTTCTTCCGCCTATGTGGGGAATTCTCCATGAGGACTGGTTTGATCACTCCCGAGGTCGAGAGCGCACTGGAATGCATTTCGGACATGGGTCCTGCCGGAATGGTGATGTTGGGAAACTCGGTTTTTGCCTCGGGTGATGTGGAGGGCGAGATAGCGGTGCTCTCGGATAGATGGGATGCCCATAAGGCAAGCGTTGATTGGCAAGGGCCAAGGGTCTTGGAATCTGGAAGATAGTTCACTCGAACAGCGTGAAGAGCTGGTCGTCTCCCCCAACATCGAACAGCCCAAGACGTGCCCCACAATCCAGCCAGCCATGGGAGTAATTGATGCAGGCGAAGGCGTTCACAAAATCCTGCTTCTCCATGAAGTGTTTCGCGTCAGAATAATACGAGTTGGCCATCTCCAAGAAGTCCTCTGCCAGACGTCTTCCGAAAGAACGATTTGGGGCGGCCACACTCAACCGCTCAAGTGCCTTACCAGTTAGATCCAGGTAGCGTTTCAGGTGATCCTCAGTGATCCTATCCCGCATTTAGACCCTCTCGGCCCCCACTATCTCCACGCTCTCGCCCCCATGCTTGCTCTCTCTAGGCCTTACCTCCACCAGCAGGGGCATCTGTATATTGCCTCCCATCACCAGAGAGACACCGATCGGAAGGCGCTGGATCTCATCCGCCGTCCCTGAGGTAAGTCCTTCCACGGATTGGATAATGGCTTTCAGATCGTTGGGATTCGTGACCTTCAGAATCATTTGAGTGTTGCACTGGCTTAGGACATTCTTATCAACCTTCGCTGCCCTCTGAGTGATTATTGTCAGACCTAGGCCGAACTTGCGACCTTCTGAGGCTATTGTCCTAAGAATCTTGTTCGACGAGACCGTACCCTGCTGTGGGCAGTAGTTGTGGGCTTCCTCCACCACCAGCATCATGGGCGGTATCTTGTCGACCTTTCTGAGCTCAAAGAGCGCGCCGCATATCCTGCTCACTATGAGATCCTGAATGTCAGGAGGCGTGCCCTTCAGGTTGATTATCGTAGTCTTTCCCTTAACAACCAGTTCATCGATCCTGGTGCCCTTTGGAGCAAAGATGTTCACTTCATTGAGATATTCCAGCTCCCCTATCAGTGCTGAATTCTGGTTCTCCTCATCCGCCTCTAGAATGTGAATGATATCCTTGAGAGTGTAATCCTTCTTCGCCCCTTTTACAAGTTCAATGGCCTTCCTGAGCGAAGTGAGGTAGGTTCTGACATTCTTTATATTCGTCAGGGCGAGAAGTTCCCTTGCCTCGATGTTTCCCAAGGTGAAACTGAGAGGCTTCGCTTTCTTGTTGATCGTGGTTTCTGCCGCGAACTCTACTATCTTCTCGGAATAGCCTTTGGGTTTGACGTTGAAGTTGCGAGAGGTCTCCATGTTTGATCCTTTATCCCGCATTGACCCGTACTCTCCATGAGGATCGATTATCATTACAGTGACATCGTGCTTCATCAGTTCCTCAACTACAGCACCGCAGAGGAAACTCTTTCCACCACCAGTCTTGGCCAATATGCTGACATGCTTCTGGACCATGGAGTTGATGTCGATCTCTACCCGGATATCGTGGCCCATAAGAAGGCCAATATATGCTCCTGTATCCGTCCTCTCCTTCAGACCAACAACATCCCTTATCAGAGAATCCTTCGCCAGATGGACGGAGTTGCCGGCCTTGAACGGCGTCCTGGGAACCTGAAGTAGATTCCTATCGTCCCTGAAGCCGATGATCTGCACCTTTGCGGTGACCTTTTCCTCGATGTCCACGTCATGACCATCGGAGATCATCTTGGCCTTTTCCAGGGAAAGATCGGTTTTCCTTTCGACCTCCACTACTTGGCCTAACACCCATCCATCGAGCTCGTGCTCAGCTTGGACATACTCCATTCTTTCCACGCGGCCAGTGACCCTGAAGTTAAAGGATGTCGTTCCCACATTGCCATAGATCACACCAACCATCTCTGGCCCGGTCGAAGATATGTTAGAAGGAGCTTCTTGTTCTGGCATCTCCTGGACGGCATCGGAATCCATTAACATCCCTTCCCGCGTGCTATATGAAGGGGTTTTGATAAAAGGTTTTGCCATCCGGTATCGGAACGATGGACTATCCATCTTGAGTCACGATGCACTTCATTAGGTGATGACGATGAATATGAAGCAAGGAATCCCTCACATTGATTCTGGTGAATCTCAAGGGATTAATCTTTCCTATCCGCATTCGAAATATGCAATCAAGACATGACTTAGAATGGCACTGGTCGGGTCAAACATCAGGTATAAAGACCTAGACCCTTATTCACCTGGGATGATAGTCATCGGCGGGTCTTCTTCCAAGGGGTTATCAACCGACCTGGCCTCGGTTCTGGGTGTTGAATGCGAGCAGGCAAAGGTAAGGCGTTTTCCAGATAACGAGTGCTATGTTAGAATTGAGAAGGAGAACCTGGGCACCGAAGCAATCCTAGTCCAAAACTCCTACCCAGACAATAATTTCGTTGAGCTGCTCCTTCTGCAGGAAGCGGTCAGGAGTCTTGGCGTGGAAAAGCTGATCACGGTGGTTCCCTACTTCGGTTACGCAAGGCAGGATAAGAGGTTCGAGGTTGGGGAGCCGATAAGCGCAAAAGTGATGGCCCATCACCTCCAGTTGAATTCGGATAGAATCATCACTGTAGACATCCATACTCCGGCCATACTTGATTGGTTTAACGAAGCGGAGTCTGTGGACGTTGGGGCAGCTCCCGAAATAGGCAATTATTTCTCTGAAGCGGGAATTGATCTGGTGCTTGCCCCAGACCAAGGAGCATCGAAGAGAGCCGCGGAGGTGGCGTCCGTAATAGGAGTGGAATGGGACTACCTGGTCAAGACAAGGCTGAGCGGGACTGAGGTGAAGATCTCACCAAAGAGCCTTGATGTCAGGGACAAGGATGTCCTTATTGTGGATGATATCATCTCTACCGGTGGGACCATAATCGCCGCCACCAGGGAGCTGAGGAAGATGGGGGCGTCCACCGTAACAGCATCCTGCACCCATGGTCTCTTTGCCAAGGGTGCGCTTCCCAAACTGCGTGAGGAGTGCGACGCTATAGTATCTGCAAACACACTTGAAGGAGAAGTTTCCGAGATATCAGTTGCGCCCCAGATAGCCAAGGTTATCTGACCATACTAGTCCGGAAAGGTTTATACTGAAGCGGTGCATTGGTGCAACACCCCGCCCAAAGGTGTGGTCCATGAAGAAGGAAGAAGACTTCAGCGAGTGGTATAACGAGATCGTCGA
It contains:
- a CDS encoding mandelate racemase/muconate lactonizing enzyme family protein, coding for MKITDVSVVTMGVKLKEPVGLSRGRKIGFRGAAFVVIDTDEGIQGIGEGYGPEYFNIKTIVERKYAPMIKGEDPLNIERIWRKMLMEPVYWDQKGQGVSAASGVDMALWDLAGKFYDAPVYKLMGGDAKGEGKIKAYASDLFWDTPEKMARSAKKHLKQGFQMVKTHLGNGLEADEERVVAMKDAIGDAGLMVDMNCGYDRIDGLKLGRMLEKHGVFWYEEPLSPYDVDGYAWLKSKLEIPIATGENEYTKWGFKELFLKNGVDYAMPDIMRCGGITETKKICALAEAFDIAVSPHSYTTGVGLAATIHVMACTPNCQLLEVDVTPYPLFEALLKYPLKIDSEGNIKLPETPGLGVHLPENLLKKYGVE
- a CDS encoding ribose-phosphate diphosphokinase — protein: MIVIGGSSSKGLSTDLASVLGVECEQAKVRRFPDNECYVRIEKENLGTEAILVQNSYPDNNFVELLLLQEAVRSLGVEKLITVVPYFGYARQDKRFEVGEPISAKVMAHHLQLNSDRIITVDIHTPAILDWFNEAESVDVGAAPEIGNYFSEAGIDLVLAPDQGASKRAAEVASVIGVEWDYLVKTRLSGTEVKISPKSLDVRDKDVLIVDDIISTGGTIIAATRELRKMGASTVTASCTHGLFAKGALPKLREECDAIVSANTLEGEVSEISVAPQIAKVI
- the tmk gene encoding dTMP kinase, producing MTTELGPVQGEATSSDVKAISTRRTGKFYVFEGIDGSGKTTVSRRLFEKISQESHREVLLTSEPTDCWLGDAVRRSYDEDISPFTEALLFIADRANHTERIKDWLSKGIIVLCDRYNASTLAYQGAILQKRMGDSAIEWLKSVSSRVTIEPDITFLFSVSPETALLRLDERNEISKFEKLGYLMEVDAIYRKVADDDPTFFVVDASAPLEDVVEEVLRAIKADL
- a CDS encoding ATP-binding protein; protein product: MPEQEAPSNISSTGPEMVGVIYGNVGTTSFNFRVTGRVERMEYVQAEHELDGWVLGQVVEVERKTDLSLEKAKMISDGHDVDIEEKVTAKVQIIGFRDDRNLLQVPRTPFKAGNSVHLAKDSLIRDVVGLKERTDTGAYIGLLMGHDIRVEIDINSMVQKHVSILAKTGGGKSFLCGAVVEELMKHDVTVMIIDPHGEYGSMRDKGSNMETSRNFNVKPKGYSEKIVEFAAETTINKKAKPLSFTLGNIEARELLALTNIKNVRTYLTSLRKAIELVKGAKKDYTLKDIIHILEADEENQNSALIGELEYLNEVNIFAPKGTRIDELVVKGKTTIINLKGTPPDIQDLIVSRICGALFELRKVDKIPPMMLVVEEAHNYCPQQGTVSSNKILRTIASEGRKFGLGLTIITQRAAKVDKNVLSQCNTQMILKVTNPNDLKAIIQSVEGLTSGTADEIQRLPIGVSLVMGGNIQMPLLVEVRPRESKHGGESVEIVGAERV
- the coaBC gene encoding bifunctional phosphopantothenoylcysteine decarboxylase/phosphopantothenate--cysteine ligase CoaBC; its protein translation is MHPVESIRGQISHRLSNKRILLGITGSIAAVQCFELARDLIRHGADVEVVMSEEAAKIVTHYAMEFATGNPPITRIGGGVEHVDLCGESEDRIDLLLIAPCTANTISKMALGIDDTAVTTFATTAIGTGIPVLVAPAMHGSMYRHPIVQKNVQTLEDIGVEVIGPHFLMGKARIASNGELVARVLRALGSGDLSGKRLLVIGGSSEEPIDGMRVITNKGTGETAVELASAAFERGADVELWMGRHQTELPDYLKIRRYLRLRELEGMAEDIDHDLVMVPAALSDYAPEEVEGKIPTSEEELVLRLMPMPKLLSRLSREGHRLVGFKAERGITQDQLRERARSRLEEYGLDLIVANDLTMVSRGKTKVMMISRSGDETRASGTKREVADSILNEVLKVLA
- a CDS encoding DUF357 domain-containing protein: MRDRITEDHLKRYLDLTGKALERLSVAAPNRSFGRRLAEDFLEMANSYYSDAKHFMEKQDFVNAFACINYSHGWLDCGARLGLFDVGGDDQLFTLFE